The Labeo rohita strain BAU-BD-2019 chromosome 19, IGBB_LRoh.1.0, whole genome shotgun sequence genome window below encodes:
- the fam131ba gene encoding uncharacterized protein fam131ba isoform X1: protein MGCIGSRTITADAVPVRKDGEQHGRAEFSWEGINLSMEDTTSILPRLKRNSNAYGIGALAKSSLTGVSGVTRSMKDKVTKPTAMAQGRVAHMIEWQSWGKPSAGPEGGAGRSNLNRERERRLENDAYSDLSDGEKEARMAAGVMQQFAISEATLLAWNSLDGESLCADSNQGSVAHLSEVNQESITSRDQPLHHSSAEVWPHTYVSQGLYCLSSSDAWEPISNEPSGVASPAAGSYIMAGGASGEGYDGSTHYLTQQQLTLQQQNHLQQLQQYQQYHQQQLLQYQQSLEHRLHSASHSLQATPNSTIHSLGPPTHPRLADLWAAAQVEPHQVEMIGHMGVTMAEMGMAEVYGEEPVLETECIPEQQEEEEIKEDDITLTLEPEQTSVTPALTPPPQREDSTPPGGMSPGQAPAAEPVAEHMTYEVTSCVVQSLEEKEEEVEDGAVVAVATN from the exons ATGGGCTGTATCGGCTCCCGCACCATCA CGGCGGATGCAGTTCCCGTTCGGAAAGATGGGGAGCAG CATGGACGTGCCGAGTTTTCCTGGGAAGGAATCAAT CTGTCCATGGAGGACACCACCTCCATTTTGCCCCGTCTGAAGCGGAACTCCAACGCCTATGGGATTGGAGCTCTGGCTAAGTCCTCTCTGACAGGTGTGTCAG GGGTTACCAGATCAATGAAGGACAAAGTGACCAAGCCCACTGCCATGGCTCAGGGTCGTGTGGCCCACATGATTGAGTGGCAGAGCTGGGGTAAACCATCCGCAGGGCCGGAAGGGGGAGCGGGACGCTCCAATCTGAACCGTGAGAGGGAGAGACGGCTTGAAAACGATGCCTATAGTGACCTGAGTGATGGGGAAAAAGAGGCACGAATGGCAGCGG GGGTTATGCAGCAGTTTGCCATTTCTGAAGCCACACTCTTAGCCTGGAACTCTTTGGATGGAGAGAGTCTCTGTGCTGACTCCAACCAGGGCAGCGTGGCTCACCTCAGTGAGGTTAACCAGGAGAGCATCACCAGCAGAG ACCAACCGTTGCATCATTCCTCTGCAGAAGTGTGGCCTCACACCTACGTCTCCCAAGGCCTTTACTGTCTCTCCTCCTCTGATGCGTGGGAGCCAATCAGCAACGAGCCCTCGGGCGTGGCTTCTCCAGCTGCCGGCTCTTATATCATGGCGGGCGGGGCTTCGGGTGAGGGTTATGATGGCTCCACCCACTATTTGACACAGCAGCAGCTGACGTTGCAGCAGCAGAACCACCTACAGCAGCTCCAGCAGTATCAGCAGTACCATCAGCAGCAGCTCCTGCAGTACCAACAG TCTTTGGAACATCGACTGCACAGCGCCTCCCACTCCTTACAAGCCACGCCCAACAGCACTATTCACAGTTTGGGCCCGCCCACTCACCCGAGACTGGCTGACCTGTGGGCGGCGGCTCAGGTGGAGCCCCATCAGGTGGAGATGATAGGACACATGGGCGTGACTATGGCCGAAATGGGAATGGCGGAAGTGTATGGTGAGGAACCCGTCTTGGAGACCGAATGCATCCCGGAGCAGCAAGAGGAGGAGGAAATCAAG GAGGATGACATAACACTCACCCTCGAACCCGAACAGACATCCGTAACTCCCGCCCTGACCCCTCCGCCTCAGAGAGAAGACTCCACCCCTCCTGGGGGCATGAGCCCAGGGCAAGCACCAGCAGCAGAGCCAGTGGCTGAGCACATGACCTACGAGGTCACATCCTGCGTCGTCCAATCGCTGGAGGAGAAGGAAGAAGAGGTAGAGGATGGGGCCGTTGTCGCTGTGGCCACCAATTGA
- the fam131ba gene encoding uncharacterized protein fam131ba isoform X2, which yields MGCIGSRTITADAVPVRKDGEQHGRAEFSWEGINLSMEDTTSILPRLKRNSNAYGIGALAKSSLTGVTRSMKDKVTKPTAMAQGRVAHMIEWQSWGKPSAGPEGGAGRSNLNRERERRLENDAYSDLSDGEKEARMAAGVMQQFAISEATLLAWNSLDGESLCADSNQGSVAHLSEVNQESITSRDQPLHHSSAEVWPHTYVSQGLYCLSSSDAWEPISNEPSGVASPAAGSYIMAGGASGEGYDGSTHYLTQQQLTLQQQNHLQQLQQYQQYHQQQLLQYQQSLEHRLHSASHSLQATPNSTIHSLGPPTHPRLADLWAAAQVEPHQVEMIGHMGVTMAEMGMAEVYGEEPVLETECIPEQQEEEEIKEDDITLTLEPEQTSVTPALTPPPQREDSTPPGGMSPGQAPAAEPVAEHMTYEVTSCVVQSLEEKEEEVEDGAVVAVATN from the exons ATGGGCTGTATCGGCTCCCGCACCATCA CGGCGGATGCAGTTCCCGTTCGGAAAGATGGGGAGCAG CATGGACGTGCCGAGTTTTCCTGGGAAGGAATCAAT CTGTCCATGGAGGACACCACCTCCATTTTGCCCCGTCTGAAGCGGAACTCCAACGCCTATGGGATTGGAGCTCTGGCTAAGTCCTCTCTGACAG GGGTTACCAGATCAATGAAGGACAAAGTGACCAAGCCCACTGCCATGGCTCAGGGTCGTGTGGCCCACATGATTGAGTGGCAGAGCTGGGGTAAACCATCCGCAGGGCCGGAAGGGGGAGCGGGACGCTCCAATCTGAACCGTGAGAGGGAGAGACGGCTTGAAAACGATGCCTATAGTGACCTGAGTGATGGGGAAAAAGAGGCACGAATGGCAGCGG GGGTTATGCAGCAGTTTGCCATTTCTGAAGCCACACTCTTAGCCTGGAACTCTTTGGATGGAGAGAGTCTCTGTGCTGACTCCAACCAGGGCAGCGTGGCTCACCTCAGTGAGGTTAACCAGGAGAGCATCACCAGCAGAG ACCAACCGTTGCATCATTCCTCTGCAGAAGTGTGGCCTCACACCTACGTCTCCCAAGGCCTTTACTGTCTCTCCTCCTCTGATGCGTGGGAGCCAATCAGCAACGAGCCCTCGGGCGTGGCTTCTCCAGCTGCCGGCTCTTATATCATGGCGGGCGGGGCTTCGGGTGAGGGTTATGATGGCTCCACCCACTATTTGACACAGCAGCAGCTGACGTTGCAGCAGCAGAACCACCTACAGCAGCTCCAGCAGTATCAGCAGTACCATCAGCAGCAGCTCCTGCAGTACCAACAG TCTTTGGAACATCGACTGCACAGCGCCTCCCACTCCTTACAAGCCACGCCCAACAGCACTATTCACAGTTTGGGCCCGCCCACTCACCCGAGACTGGCTGACCTGTGGGCGGCGGCTCAGGTGGAGCCCCATCAGGTGGAGATGATAGGACACATGGGCGTGACTATGGCCGAAATGGGAATGGCGGAAGTGTATGGTGAGGAACCCGTCTTGGAGACCGAATGCATCCCGGAGCAGCAAGAGGAGGAGGAAATCAAG GAGGATGACATAACACTCACCCTCGAACCCGAACAGACATCCGTAACTCCCGCCCTGACCCCTCCGCCTCAGAGAGAAGACTCCACCCCTCCTGGGGGCATGAGCCCAGGGCAAGCACCAGCAGCAGAGCCAGTGGCTGAGCACATGACCTACGAGGTCACATCCTGCGTCGTCCAATCGCTGGAGGAGAAGGAAGAAGAGGTAGAGGATGGGGCCGTTGTCGCTGTGGCCACCAATTGA
- the fam131ba gene encoding uncharacterized protein fam131ba isoform X4 gives MKDKVTKPTAMAQGRVAHMIEWQSWGKPSAGPEGGAGRSNLNRERERRLENDAYSDLSDGEKEARMAAGVMQQFAISEATLLAWNSLDGESLCADSNQGSVAHLSEVNQESITSRDQPLHHSSAEVWPHTYVSQGLYCLSSSDAWEPISNEPSGVASPAAGSYIMAGGASGEGYDGSTHYLTQQQLTLQQQNHLQQLQQYQQYHQQQLLQYQQSLEHRLHSASHSLQATPNSTIHSLGPPTHPRLADLWAAAQVEPHQVEMIGHMGVTMAEMGMAEVYGEEPVLETECIPEQQEEEEIKEDDITLTLEPEQTSVTPALTPPPQREDSTPPGGMSPGQAPAAEPVAEHMTYEVTSCVVQSLEEKEEEVEDGAVVAVATN, from the exons ATGAAGGACAAAGTGACCAAGCCCACTGCCATGGCTCAGGGTCGTGTGGCCCACATGATTGAGTGGCAGAGCTGGGGTAAACCATCCGCAGGGCCGGAAGGGGGAGCGGGACGCTCCAATCTGAACCGTGAGAGGGAGAGACGGCTTGAAAACGATGCCTATAGTGACCTGAGTGATGGGGAAAAAGAGGCACGAATGGCAGCGG GGGTTATGCAGCAGTTTGCCATTTCTGAAGCCACACTCTTAGCCTGGAACTCTTTGGATGGAGAGAGTCTCTGTGCTGACTCCAACCAGGGCAGCGTGGCTCACCTCAGTGAGGTTAACCAGGAGAGCATCACCAGCAGAG ACCAACCGTTGCATCATTCCTCTGCAGAAGTGTGGCCTCACACCTACGTCTCCCAAGGCCTTTACTGTCTCTCCTCCTCTGATGCGTGGGAGCCAATCAGCAACGAGCCCTCGGGCGTGGCTTCTCCAGCTGCCGGCTCTTATATCATGGCGGGCGGGGCTTCGGGTGAGGGTTATGATGGCTCCACCCACTATTTGACACAGCAGCAGCTGACGTTGCAGCAGCAGAACCACCTACAGCAGCTCCAGCAGTATCAGCAGTACCATCAGCAGCAGCTCCTGCAGTACCAACAG TCTTTGGAACATCGACTGCACAGCGCCTCCCACTCCTTACAAGCCACGCCCAACAGCACTATTCACAGTTTGGGCCCGCCCACTCACCCGAGACTGGCTGACCTGTGGGCGGCGGCTCAGGTGGAGCCCCATCAGGTGGAGATGATAGGACACATGGGCGTGACTATGGCCGAAATGGGAATGGCGGAAGTGTATGGTGAGGAACCCGTCTTGGAGACCGAATGCATCCCGGAGCAGCAAGAGGAGGAGGAAATCAAG GAGGATGACATAACACTCACCCTCGAACCCGAACAGACATCCGTAACTCCCGCCCTGACCCCTCCGCCTCAGAGAGAAGACTCCACCCCTCCTGGGGGCATGAGCCCAGGGCAAGCACCAGCAGCAGAGCCAGTGGCTGAGCACATGACCTACGAGGTCACATCCTGCGTCGTCCAATCGCTGGAGGAGAAGGAAGAAGAGGTAGAGGATGGGGCCGTTGTCGCTGTGGCCACCAATTGA
- the fam131ba gene encoding uncharacterized protein fam131ba isoform X3, translating to MGCIGSRTITADAVPVRKDGEQHGRAEFSWEGINLSMEDTTSILPRLKRNSNAYGIGALAKSSLTGVSGVTRSMKDKVTKPTAMAQGRVAHMIEWQSWGKPSAGPEGGAGRSNLNRERERRLENDAYSDLSDGEKEARMAAGVMQQFAISEATLLAWNSLDGESLCADSNQGSVAHLSEVNQESITSREVWPHTYVSQGLYCLSSSDAWEPISNEPSGVASPAAGSYIMAGGASGEGYDGSTHYLTQQQLTLQQQNHLQQLQQYQQYHQQQLLQYQQSLEHRLHSASHSLQATPNSTIHSLGPPTHPRLADLWAAAQVEPHQVEMIGHMGVTMAEMGMAEVYGEEPVLETECIPEQQEEEEIKEDDITLTLEPEQTSVTPALTPPPQREDSTPPGGMSPGQAPAAEPVAEHMTYEVTSCVVQSLEEKEEEVEDGAVVAVATN from the exons ATGGGCTGTATCGGCTCCCGCACCATCA CGGCGGATGCAGTTCCCGTTCGGAAAGATGGGGAGCAG CATGGACGTGCCGAGTTTTCCTGGGAAGGAATCAAT CTGTCCATGGAGGACACCACCTCCATTTTGCCCCGTCTGAAGCGGAACTCCAACGCCTATGGGATTGGAGCTCTGGCTAAGTCCTCTCTGACAGGTGTGTCAG GGGTTACCAGATCAATGAAGGACAAAGTGACCAAGCCCACTGCCATGGCTCAGGGTCGTGTGGCCCACATGATTGAGTGGCAGAGCTGGGGTAAACCATCCGCAGGGCCGGAAGGGGGAGCGGGACGCTCCAATCTGAACCGTGAGAGGGAGAGACGGCTTGAAAACGATGCCTATAGTGACCTGAGTGATGGGGAAAAAGAGGCACGAATGGCAGCGG GGGTTATGCAGCAGTTTGCCATTTCTGAAGCCACACTCTTAGCCTGGAACTCTTTGGATGGAGAGAGTCTCTGTGCTGACTCCAACCAGGGCAGCGTGGCTCACCTCAGTGAGGTTAACCAGGAGAGCATCACCAGCAGAG AAGTGTGGCCTCACACCTACGTCTCCCAAGGCCTTTACTGTCTCTCCTCCTCTGATGCGTGGGAGCCAATCAGCAACGAGCCCTCGGGCGTGGCTTCTCCAGCTGCCGGCTCTTATATCATGGCGGGCGGGGCTTCGGGTGAGGGTTATGATGGCTCCACCCACTATTTGACACAGCAGCAGCTGACGTTGCAGCAGCAGAACCACCTACAGCAGCTCCAGCAGTATCAGCAGTACCATCAGCAGCAGCTCCTGCAGTACCAACAG TCTTTGGAACATCGACTGCACAGCGCCTCCCACTCCTTACAAGCCACGCCCAACAGCACTATTCACAGTTTGGGCCCGCCCACTCACCCGAGACTGGCTGACCTGTGGGCGGCGGCTCAGGTGGAGCCCCATCAGGTGGAGATGATAGGACACATGGGCGTGACTATGGCCGAAATGGGAATGGCGGAAGTGTATGGTGAGGAACCCGTCTTGGAGACCGAATGCATCCCGGAGCAGCAAGAGGAGGAGGAAATCAAG GAGGATGACATAACACTCACCCTCGAACCCGAACAGACATCCGTAACTCCCGCCCTGACCCCTCCGCCTCAGAGAGAAGACTCCACCCCTCCTGGGGGCATGAGCCCAGGGCAAGCACCAGCAGCAGAGCCAGTGGCTGAGCACATGACCTACGAGGTCACATCCTGCGTCGTCCAATCGCTGGAGGAGAAGGAAGAAGAGGTAGAGGATGGGGCCGTTGTCGCTGTGGCCACCAATTGA